Genomic window (Leptotrichia sp. oral taxon 212):
TCTTCTATTTTCCCATTTCCGTCAACATTATTTTCATTATATGAACTGTCATCAGAAGTATCCTTTACAAGTTTTTTTTCAAATATTTCTTTTTCATCATTCAGTTTTTTTTCTATTTCTTCAAGCGAAACAGATTCATCCATGCTGTACTTATCAATTTTCGTACGTACAAGCCTAGTCATTGTTGCATAAACTCCAAGCTTTCTTCCAATATCCCTCACAAGAGACCTTATATATGTCCCGCTGCTGACTTCAGCATAAAAGGAAATCTTATTCTGTTCTATATTTATCTCTCTTATTGAATAAATTTTTATTTTCCTTGCCTGTCTTTCTACCTCAATTCCTTTACGCGCCAGTTCATAAAGCTTTTCTCCATTTATTTTAATGGCAGAATACATAGGGGGGATCTGCGTTATTTCTCCTGTAAAACTGTTAATAACCTCAAATATTTTTTCATAAGAAATATTTATTTCACTTTCATATTTTTCCGTTACCTCACCTTCAGTATCGTATGTAGCAGTCTCATAACCTAATTCAAATTCTACAAAATATTCCTTATCTCTTTTCATGAGATTATCAGAAAATTTCGTAGCATTATTTACCATTACTATAAGAAGACCTTCAGCTATAGGATCAAGTGTTCCTGCATGTCCAACTTTATTTGATTTTATAATCCATTTGAGCTTATTTATTGCTTTAAATGAGGAAATTCCCTTACTTTTATTTAATAGAACTATTCCATCACTTTTAAATATACCATTTTCTTTCATCTCACATCCCCTGTCTTATTCTATTAACAGATACTGGCATATCTGTCTAACTACATTATAGGTGAAACTACCCTGAAAAGAGAATTTCTGATTTTTCTCCAGAATACTGTCTTTTTCAGATTTTCTTCCTTTATCTCTTCACAGAAGTCTAAATCCTTATAAAACTGGTTTCTTATATTCTGACTGATTTCTTGATTATAAAAAATTGAGTTCACTTCATAGTTTATTTCAAAGCTTCTCATATCAAAATTACATGTTCCCATAGTGGATACCCTTCCATCAACTACAATATTTTTACAATGTATAAATCCTGCTTTATATCTGTATATCTCAACACCTGCCATAAGCAGTTCCTCAAAATATGTTTCAGCAATCCAGTAAGGTATTTTCTTATCTGGAACACCTGCTATCATAAGCTTTATTTTCACTCCTGAAAGTGCAGCAATTTTTAGCTGGCTCACTAATGAAGTATCAGGTATAAAATAAGGACTTTGAATCAGAATTTCTTTCTTAGCTGATGTTA
Coding sequences:
- the truB gene encoding tRNA pseudouridine(55) synthase TruB, translating into MKENGIFKSDGIVLLNKSKGISSFKAINKLKWIIKSNKVGHAGTLDPIAEGLLIVMVNNATKFSDNLMKRDKEYFVEFELGYETATYDTEGEVTEKYESEINISYEKIFEVINSFTGEITQIPPMYSAIKINGEKLYELARKGIEVERQARKIKIYSIREINIEQNKISFYAEVSSGTYIRSLVRDIGRKLGVYATMTRLVRTKIDKYSMDESVSLEEIEKKLNDEKEIFEKKLVKDTSDDSSYNENNVDGNGKIEEIIKFKNIECIFNYEKITVSEEKYKKLKNGMTVLVGFKKFKDLHTVVENNLYCVYAKNEISGKKEFKGIVKVTRKSHDKVYLKREKYFI